In Shinella sp. XGS7, a single genomic region encodes these proteins:
- a CDS encoding porin: protein MMLLPQFVRRAVPLAVALSCFGAQAQSEESAFSFSGFGTVGVVGTNTDKAQYVIPGQLRGGDKSWSGEVDTKLGLQLTGRLNPMFSATAQLLTKQNSEGNWTPELEWAFVKAQVNPALALRLGRMGAPFFAVSDFRDVGYANTWLRPPIDVYGQVPVSHFDGADALYQTSLGSTTLSAQVFGGASSSHFEGTKLKLKRLVGVNVTAEFDGGVTLRLGHAQGKIHVFSSTLDGLVGALRGIPVPAIAAVGNQIAADGKDASFSGLGIAVDRGQWLANFEYTKRRTDAYVPDTTGWYGTVGLRYGKFTPYVTVSRLKVDSTNVGALPAATGVPAIDAALPTLKGGLAQVVAGQFTEQNTTGLGLRWDAWRNIAVKAQYDRINPKGSDGLFTRTQAGFGQDRVNVYSLAVDFVF, encoded by the coding sequence ATGATGTTGTTGCCCCAGTTTGTCCGCCGCGCCGTGCCGCTGGCCGTCGCCCTGAGCTGCTTTGGCGCCCAGGCCCAGAGCGAAGAGTCCGCCTTCAGCTTCTCGGGCTTCGGCACCGTGGGTGTGGTGGGGACCAACACCGACAAGGCCCAGTACGTGATCCCGGGCCAGCTGCGCGGGGGCGACAAGTCCTGGAGCGGCGAGGTCGACACCAAGCTGGGCCTGCAGCTCACCGGCCGCCTGAACCCCATGTTCTCGGCCACCGCCCAGCTGCTGACCAAGCAGAACAGCGAGGGCAACTGGACGCCCGAGCTGGAATGGGCCTTCGTCAAGGCCCAGGTGAACCCCGCCCTGGCCCTGCGCCTGGGCCGCATGGGCGCGCCCTTCTTCGCGGTCTCTGACTTCCGTGATGTGGGCTATGCCAACACCTGGCTGCGCCCGCCCATCGATGTCTACGGCCAGGTGCCGGTGAGCCATTTCGACGGTGCTGACGCCCTGTACCAGACCAGCCTGGGTTCCACCACGCTGAGCGCCCAGGTCTTCGGCGGCGCTTCCAGTTCACATTTCGAGGGCACCAAGCTCAAGCTCAAGCGCCTGGTGGGTGTGAACGTCACGGCCGAGTTCGACGGCGGCGTGACCCTGCGCCTGGGCCATGCCCAGGGCAAGATCCATGTCTTCAGCAGCACCCTGGACGGCCTGGTGGGCGCCCTGCGCGGCATCCCGGTGCCGGCCATCGCCGCCGTGGGCAACCAGATCGCCGCCGACGGCAAGGACGCCAGCTTCAGCGGCCTCGGCATCGCCGTGGACCGCGGTCAGTGGCTGGCCAACTTCGAATACACCAAGCGCCGCACCGATGCCTATGTGCCCGACACCACTGGCTGGTACGGCACCGTGGGCCTGCGCTACGGCAAGTTCACGCCCTATGTCACCGTGTCGCGCCTGAAGGTGGACAGCACCAATGTGGGCGCCCTGCCGGCGGCCACCGGCGTGCCGGCCATCGATGCCGCGCTGCCGACCCTCAAGGGCGGCCTGGCCCAGGTGGTGGCCGGTCAGTTCACCGAGCAGAACACCACGGGCCTGGGCCTGCGCTGGGACGCCTGGCGCAATATCGCCGTCAAGGCCCAGTACGACCGCATCAACCCCAAGGGCAGCGACGGCCTGTTCACCCGCACCCAGGCCGGCTTCGGCCAGGACCGGGTGAATGTCTACAGCCTGGCCGTGGACTTCGTGTTCTGA
- a CDS encoding methyl-accepting chemotaxis protein: MNVRTRIWLLPAFAVLIFAVGIAVVWGFSSRTSAAINAIGEVDFPYLDATTQFASNLEALGATIQSAVAEGEKKRLDEANERAAAMRKLLEAIARIEGKAEVGGKLKSAFEAYHAAAVDTAQLFLGIKQGDPAAAVPKMQSALKALETELKAARVQASEGFDEGLRRAHGGVSSSLMAIVVSAVLVVLALGLGSWLLIGNVWRQLGGEPEYARDVMRQMAEGDLSRHIEVAPGAEASLLAAVRAMSQGLAAIVSNVRSGTDSITVASREIAVGNNDLSLRTEKQASSLEHTASHMQALTETVRQSADAAAQANQLAGSAAAVAAKGGEVVSQVVATMEDINTSSKKIGDIIGVIDGIAFQTNILALNAAVEAARAGEQGRGFAVVAGEVRSLAQRSASAAREIKALIGASVERVESGSRLVQDAGSTMTEIVSSVQRVTDIIAEISAAASEQRDGIGQVNQSVGQLDQMTQQNAALVEQAAAAASSLEQQAQALQSAVSTFKLS; encoded by the coding sequence ATGAATGTCCGTACCCGGATCTGGCTGCTGCCGGCCTTCGCGGTTCTGATCTTTGCCGTGGGCATCGCGGTGGTGTGGGGCTTCTCGTCCCGCACCTCGGCCGCGATCAATGCCATCGGCGAGGTCGATTTCCCCTATCTGGATGCCACCACCCAGTTCGCTTCCAATCTGGAGGCCCTGGGTGCCACCATCCAGAGCGCCGTGGCCGAGGGCGAGAAGAAACGCCTGGACGAGGCCAATGAGCGCGCCGCCGCGATGCGCAAGCTGCTGGAGGCCATCGCCCGCATCGAGGGCAAGGCCGAGGTCGGCGGCAAGCTCAAGAGCGCCTTCGAGGCTTACCACGCCGCGGCGGTGGATACGGCCCAGCTCTTCCTGGGCATCAAGCAGGGCGACCCGGCCGCGGCCGTGCCCAAGATGCAGAGCGCGCTCAAGGCGCTGGAAACCGAGCTCAAGGCCGCCCGCGTGCAGGCCAGCGAGGGCTTTGACGAGGGCCTGCGCCGTGCGCATGGCGGGGTGTCCTCCAGCCTGATGGCCATCGTGGTCAGCGCGGTGCTGGTGGTGCTGGCCCTGGGCCTGGGTTCCTGGCTGCTGATCGGCAATGTCTGGCGCCAGCTGGGCGGCGAGCCGGAGTACGCCCGCGACGTGATGCGCCAGATGGCCGAGGGTGATCTGTCCCGGCACATCGAGGTGGCGCCGGGCGCCGAGGCCAGCCTGCTGGCCGCGGTGCGCGCCATGTCCCAGGGCCTGGCGGCCATCGTGAGCAATGTGCGCAGCGGCACCGATTCCATCACCGTGGCCTCGCGCGAGATCGCGGTGGGCAATAACGATCTCTCGCTGCGCACCGAGAAGCAGGCCAGCTCCCTGGAGCACACGGCCAGCCATATGCAGGCCCTGACCGAGACCGTGCGCCAGAGCGCCGATGCCGCGGCCCAGGCCAATCAGCTGGCCGGCTCGGCCGCGGCCGTGGCGGCCAAGGGCGGCGAGGTGGTGTCCCAGGTGGTGGCCACCATGGAGGACATCAACACCAGTTCCAAGAAGATCGGCGACATCATCGGTGTCATCGACGGCATCGCCTTCCAGACCAATATCCTGGCCCTGAATGCCGCGGTGGAAGCCGCGCGGGCGGGTGAGCAGGGCCGCGGCTTCGCCGTGGTGGCCGGCGAGGTGCGCAGCCTGGCCCAGCGCTCGGCCTCGGCCGCGCGCGAGATCAAGGCCCTGATCGGGGCCAGCGTCGAGCGCGTGGAATCCGGCAGCCGTCTGGTGCAGGATGCCGGCAGCACCATGACCGAGATCGTCTCCAGCGTGCAGCGTGTGACCGACATCATTGCCGAGATCAGCGCCGCCGCCAGCGAGCAGCGCGACGGCATCGGTCAGGTCAACCAGTCCGTGGGCCAGCTCGATCAGATGACCCAGCAGAACGCCGCCCTGGTGGAGCAGGCCGCCGCCGCGGCCAGCAGCCTGGAGCAGCAGGCCCAGGCCCTGCAATCCGCGGTCTCGACCTTCAAGCTGTCCTGA
- a CDS encoding rhodanese-like domain-containing protein, producing MKFLIDNWYLVLAALVSGGMLLWPSLLRGAAGSALSTAEAVRLVNREKGVLLDVSEPAEYAAGHVAGAKNLPLGSIEAGAKQLPANKSLPIVVLCANGARAGRAAGMLRKLGYEKAQPLAGGLNAWREANLPVEKTA from the coding sequence TTGAAGTTCCTGATCGACAACTGGTATCTGGTGCTGGCCGCCCTGGTGTCCGGCGGCATGCTGCTGTGGCCCAGCCTGCTGCGCGGCGCCGCCGGCTCAGCCCTTTCCACCGCCGAGGCCGTGCGCCTGGTCAACCGTGAGAAGGGCGTGCTGCTCGACGTGAGCGAGCCCGCCGAATACGCGGCCGGCCATGTGGCGGGCGCCAAGAACCTGCCCCTGGGCAGCATCGAAGCGGGCGCCAAGCAACTGCCCGCCAACAAGTCCCTGCCCATCGTGGTGCTGTGCGCCAACGGCGCACGCGCCGGCCGCGCCGCTGGCATGCTGCGCAAGCTGGGCTACGAAAAGGCCCAGCCGCTGGCCGGCGGCCTGAACGCCTGGCGCGAAGCCAATCTGCCGGTCGAGAAGACCGCCTGA
- the grxC gene encoding glutaredoxin 3 encodes MQAVKMYTTQVCPYCVRAKALLKQRGVETIDEVRVDLNPTERDAMIALTGRRTVPQIFIGERHVGGCDDLMALDQRGGLMPLLQGA; translated from the coding sequence ATGCAAGCCGTGAAGATGTACACCACCCAGGTCTGCCCCTACTGCGTGCGGGCCAAGGCGCTGCTCAAGCAGCGCGGTGTCGAGACCATCGACGAGGTCCGGGTGGACCTCAACCCCACCGAGCGCGATGCCATGATCGCCCTGACCGGCCGTCGTACCGTGCCGCAGATCTTCATCGGCGAGCGCCATGTCGGCGGCTGCGACGATCTGATGGCCCTGGACCAGCGCGGTGGCCTGATGCCCCTGCTGCAGGGCGCCTGA
- the secB gene encoding protein-export chaperone SecB, whose product MADESNNTPVFQIQRMYLKDLSLEQPNSPQILLEQTQPQVDINLALAAEPVSEGFFEVAVTATVTTKVADKTLFLIEAKQAGIFEIRNLPQEQLEGIIGIVCPQMIYPYLRAVVSDVCTRAGFPPVILSEVNFQAMFEAQQAQREAQGPAN is encoded by the coding sequence ATGGCCGACGAGAGCAACAACACCCCCGTGTTCCAGATCCAGCGCATGTACCTGAAGGACCTGTCGCTGGAACAGCCGAACTCGCCCCAGATCCTGCTGGAGCAGACCCAGCCCCAGGTGGACATCAATCTGGCCCTGGCCGCCGAGCCGGTCAGCGAGGGCTTCTTCGAGGTGGCCGTGACCGCCACCGTCACCACCAAGGTGGCCGACAAGACCCTGTTCCTGATCGAGGCCAAGCAGGCCGGCATCTTCGAGATCCGCAACCTGCCTCAGGAACAGCTGGAAGGCATCATCGGCATCGTCTGCCCGCAGATGATCTACCCCTATCTGCGCGCCGTGGTCTCGGACGTCTGCACCCGCGCCGGCTTCCCGCCCGTGATCCTGTCGGAAGTGAACTTCCAGGCCATGTTCGAGGCCCAGCAGGCCCAGCGCGAAGCGCAAGGCCCGGCCAACTGA
- a CDS encoding NAD(P)H-dependent glycerol-3-phosphate dehydrogenase has product MKIAVLGAGAWGTALAIQAAARHEVLLWARDADACEQMRRERLNSRYLPGAALPPALALGSALDAALAHGREGLIVIATPMAGLRGMLERMPAGARVLWLCKGFEAGSGRLGHEIARELRPDLAAGILSGPSFAQEVAAGQPTALVAACSDAGLAQAAVQAFHSERLRIYTSVDPVGVEVGGAVKNVMAIAVGIADGLRLQAERAGRVDLDGVPGLNARAALITRGLAEMLRLGLALGARTETFMGLSGMGDLVLTATGDLSRNRQVGLRLAAGQALPQILAELGHVSEGVYSAPTVLERARALGADMPITAAVVEVLEGRLSPAAAVELLMSRESRAEH; this is encoded by the coding sequence ATGAAGATTGCAGTTTTGGGCGCCGGGGCCTGGGGCACGGCCCTGGCCATCCAGGCCGCGGCGCGGCACGAGGTGCTGCTGTGGGCGCGCGATGCCGACGCCTGCGAGCAGATGCGCCGCGAGCGCCTCAACAGCCGCTACCTGCCGGGCGCGGCCCTGCCGCCGGCCCTGGCCCTGGGCAGCGCGCTGGACGCGGCCCTGGCCCATGGCCGCGAGGGTCTGATCGTGATCGCCACGCCCATGGCCGGTTTGCGCGGCATGCTGGAGCGCATGCCGGCCGGCGCCCGGGTGCTGTGGCTGTGCAAGGGCTTCGAGGCCGGCAGCGGCCGCCTGGGGCACGAGATCGCGCGCGAGCTGCGCCCCGATCTGGCCGCGGGCATCCTGTCCGGTCCCAGCTTTGCCCAGGAGGTGGCGGCCGGCCAGCCCACCGCCCTGGTGGCCGCCTGTAGCGATGCGGGCCTGGCCCAGGCCGCGGTGCAGGCCTTCCACAGCGAGCGCCTGCGCATTTACACCTCGGTGGACCCGGTGGGTGTGGAGGTGGGGGGCGCGGTCAAGAATGTGATGGCGATTGCTGTGGGCATTGCCGACGGCCTGCGCCTGCAGGCCGAGCGCGCGGGGCGCGTGGATCTGGACGGCGTGCCGGGCCTGAATGCCCGCGCCGCCCTGATCACCCGCGGCCTGGCCGAGATGCTGCGCCTGGGCCTGGCCCTGGGCGCGCGCACCGAAACCTTCATGGGTCTCTCGGGCATGGGTGATCTGGTGCTCACCGCCACCGGCGATCTCTCGCGCAACCGCCAGGTGGGCCTGCGCCTGGCGGCCGGCCAGGCCCTGCCGCAGATCCTCGCCGAGCTGGGTCATGTCTCCGAGGGGGTGTACAGCGCGCCCACGGTGCTGGAGCGCGCTCGCGCCCTGGGCGCGGACATGCCCATCACGGCCGCGGTGGTCGAGGTGCTGGAGGGCCGTCTGAGCCCGGCCGCCGCCGTGGAGCTGCTGATGAGCCGCGAGTCCCGTGCCGAACACTGA
- a CDS encoding tripartite tricarboxylate transporter substrate binding protein, producing the protein MQRRSLLQAAALAPLAAGLPAWAQAWPARPIKLIVPFPGGSSPDIIARAVAEPLGHALGQPIVILNQPGAGGNIGTGAVAKAEPDGYTLLFTIQGPLVTAPLLSKQLPYNPVKDLQPIGLVATSPNVLVVDPKLGANSLADFVRIAKEKKGQLNYGSVGNGSAAHLAMESFRARAGFEMTHVPYQGFPQVVNAILAGQVQAGFMVPGIAMGQVRAGKLKALGVTSLGRVGALPELPSLAEQGYAGFEAISWQAMLAPAKTPAPIVQRLSTELVKVIKSDEVRAKILSQFFSAAASSPEGLASLMKSERERWGQMIKAAGVQPE; encoded by the coding sequence ATGCAACGTCGATCCCTGCTGCAGGCCGCTGCGCTTGCTCCGCTCGCCGCCGGTCTGCCCGCCTGGGCCCAGGCCTGGCCGGCACGGCCCATCAAGCTGATCGTGCCTTTTCCCGGCGGCAGCTCGCCGGACATCATCGCCCGCGCCGTGGCCGAGCCCCTGGGCCATGCCCTGGGCCAGCCCATCGTCATCCTCAACCAGCCCGGGGCCGGCGGCAATATCGGCACCGGTGCCGTGGCCAAGGCCGAGCCGGATGGCTACACCCTGCTCTTCACCATCCAGGGCCCCCTGGTCACTGCGCCCCTGCTGAGCAAGCAGCTGCCCTACAACCCGGTCAAGGACCTGCAGCCCATAGGCCTGGTGGCCACCAGCCCCAATGTGCTGGTGGTGGACCCCAAGCTGGGCGCCAACAGCCTGGCCGACTTTGTGCGCATCGCCAAGGAGAAGAAGGGTCAGCTCAACTACGGCAGCGTGGGCAATGGCAGCGCCGCCCACCTGGCCATGGAGTCCTTCCGCGCCCGCGCCGGCTTCGAGATGACCCATGTGCCCTACCAGGGCTTCCCGCAGGTGGTGAACGCCATCCTGGCCGGCCAGGTGCAGGCCGGCTTCATGGTGCCGGGCATTGCCATGGGCCAGGTCAGGGCGGGCAAGCTCAAGGCCCTGGGCGTGACCAGCCTGGGCCGCGTGGGCGCGCTGCCGGAGCTGCCCAGTCTGGCCGAGCAGGGCTATGCCGGCTTCGAGGCGATTTCCTGGCAGGCCATGCTGGCCCCGGCCAAAACGCCTGCGCCCATCGTGCAGCGCCTCTCCACCGAGCTGGTCAAGGTGATCAAGAGCGACGAGGTGCGCGCCAAGATCCTGAGCCAGTTCTTCAGCGCCGCCGCCAGCTCGCCCGAGGGTCTGGCCAGCCTGATGAAGAGCGAGCGCGAGCGCTGGGGCCAGATGATCAAGGCGGCCGGCGTTCAGCCGGAGTAA
- the trmL gene encoding tRNA (uridine(34)/cytosine(34)/5-carboxymethylaminomethyluridine(34)-2'-O)-methyltransferase TrmL, translated as MFNIVLVQPEIPPNTGNVIRLAANTGCSLHLIEPLGFSMEDRLLQRAGLDYHEYTPVQRHADWAAFLAAARPDPTRMFAFTTRGSRPFAEVAWQPGDWFVFGSETAGLPPALRDSFPGEQRVRLPMRPEQRSLNLSNSVAVTVFEAWRQNGYAGAV; from the coding sequence ATGTTCAATATCGTCCTGGTCCAGCCGGAAATCCCGCCCAACACCGGCAATGTGATCCGCCTGGCCGCCAACACCGGCTGCAGCCTGCACCTGATCGAGCCCCTGGGCTTTTCCATGGAAGACCGGCTGCTGCAGCGCGCCGGCCTGGACTATCACGAGTACACGCCCGTGCAGCGCCATGCCGACTGGGCCGCCTTCCTGGCCGCGGCACGACCCGACCCCACGCGGATGTTTGCCTTCACCACCCGCGGCAGCCGCCCCTTCGCCGAGGTGGCCTGGCAGCCGGGCGACTGGTTTGTGTTCGGTTCCGAGACCGCCGGCCTGCCGCCTGCGCTGCGGGACAGCTTCCCCGGCGAGCAGCGCGTGCGCCTGCCCATGCGGCCCGAGCAGCGCAGCCTCAACCTCAGCAACAGCGTGGCCGTCACCGTGTTCGAGGCCTGGCGCCAGAACGGCTACGCCGGCGCCGTCTGA
- a CDS encoding ComF family protein: MEHRALSPSKASLVERVLLRFPGQCAVCRAWSPARICGDCLQRYARPAPRCWTCGLRLPPALTGRPEPRCGACLREPPPLDRCIAALDYAFPWDRLLQRYKFHQALDLRQALLDRLDQALSSALAEEPDLLLPVPLAPERLRERGYNQSLELARALARRRRLRCEPRLLLRLRDTAHQLQLPPDERAANVRQAFAVEPLRAAELRGAHVALLDDVMTTGATLHELARVLRQAGAARIQAWVLARTAD, translated from the coding sequence ATGGAGCACCGCGCCCTCAGCCCCTCCAAAGCCTCGCTGGTCGAGCGGGTGCTACTTCGCTTTCCGGGCCAGTGCGCGGTCTGCCGGGCCTGGTCGCCGGCGCGCATCTGCGGCGACTGCCTGCAGCGCTATGCCCGGCCCGCGCCGCGCTGCTGGACCTGCGGCCTGCGCCTGCCACCGGCCCTGACCGGGCGCCCCGAGCCGCGCTGCGGCGCCTGCCTGCGCGAGCCACCGCCGCTGGACCGCTGCATTGCCGCGCTGGACTACGCCTTCCCCTGGGACCGCCTGCTGCAGCGCTACAAATTCCACCAGGCCCTGGACCTGCGCCAGGCCCTGCTGGACCGCCTGGACCAGGCCCTCAGCAGCGCCCTGGCCGAGGAGCCCGACCTGCTGCTGCCCGTGCCCCTGGCGCCAGAGCGCCTGCGCGAGCGCGGCTACAACCAGAGCCTGGAGCTGGCCCGCGCGCTGGCGCGGCGCCGCCGCCTGCGCTGCGAGCCCCGGCTGCTGCTGCGACTGCGCGATACTGCGCACCAGCTCCAGCTGCCACCCGATGAGCGGGCCGCCAATGTGCGCCAGGCTTTTGCCGTGGAGCCGCTGCGCGCGGCCGAGCTGCGTGGCGCCCATGTGGCCCTGCTGGATGATGTGATGACCACCGGCGCCACCCTGCACGAGCTGGCCCGGGTGCTGCGCCAGGCCGGCGCCGCGCGCATCCAGGCCTGGGTGCTGGCCCGCACCGCCGACTAG
- the coxB gene encoding cytochrome c oxidase subunit II, whose product MTMMNARVHPLGRRISQLAGGLAALPAVLASQAAWAVNDLPGGPKVNQLNLHEPVTRIAAEQMWLHNMMLAICLAIFVAVFGVMFYSIFKHRKSRGAVPATFHESVTVEIAWTVVPFIIVILMALPATKVVVAMKDTTNADLTIKATGYQWKWGYDYLKGEGEGIGFLATLDAGQREMSDAGKPEGDNYLLKVDNPLVVPVGKKVRIITTANDVIHAWMVPAFGVKQDAIPGFVRDTWFKAEKVGDYYGQCAELCGKEHAYMPIHVKVVSTEDYSKWVEGKKKEMAAKADDPSKVWELAALVARGEKVYAANCAACHKADGTGAGPIKPLDGSAIVQSDDKSKQVQILLNGANNGAMPSWKQLSDTEIAAVITYTKNSWSNKTGQVVQPAEIVAARK is encoded by the coding sequence ATGACGATGATGAACGCACGAGTGCATCCGCTGGGGCGCCGTATCAGCCAGCTGGCGGGAGGCCTGGCAGCCTTGCCGGCCGTGCTGGCCAGCCAGGCCGCGTGGGCGGTGAATGACCTGCCGGGAGGCCCCAAGGTCAATCAGCTGAATCTGCACGAGCCCGTCACCCGCATTGCCGCGGAGCAGATGTGGCTGCACAACATGATGCTGGCCATCTGCCTGGCCATCTTTGTTGCCGTCTTCGGCGTCATGTTCTATTCCATCTTCAAGCACCGCAAGAGCCGCGGTGCGGTGCCGGCCACCTTCCACGAGAGCGTGACGGTGGAAATCGCCTGGACCGTGGTGCCCTTCATCATCGTGATCCTGATGGCCCTGCCGGCCACCAAGGTCGTGGTGGCCATGAAGGACACCACCAATGCCGACCTCACCATCAAGGCCACCGGCTACCAGTGGAAGTGGGGCTACGACTACCTGAAGGGCGAGGGCGAGGGCATCGGCTTCCTGGCCACGCTCGATGCCGGCCAGCGCGAGATGTCGGACGCCGGCAAGCCCGAGGGCGACAACTACCTGCTCAAGGTGGACAACCCCCTGGTCGTGCCCGTGGGCAAGAAGGTGCGCATCATCACCACGGCCAATGACGTGATCCACGCCTGGATGGTGCCGGCCTTCGGCGTCAAGCAGGATGCCATCCCCGGCTTCGTGCGCGACACCTGGTTCAAGGCCGAGAAGGTGGGCGACTACTACGGTCAGTGCGCCGAGCTCTGCGGCAAGGAGCATGCCTACATGCCCATCCACGTGAAGGTGGTCTCGACCGAGGACTACAGCAAGTGGGTGGAGGGCAAGAAGAAGGAAATGGCCGCCAAGGCCGATGACCCGAGCAAGGTCTGGGAACTGGCCGCCCTCGTCGCCCGCGGCGAGAAGGTCTACGCCGCCAACTGCGCGGCCTGCCACAAGGCCGACGGCACGGGCGCCGGCCCGATCAAGCCGCTGGACGGCTCGGCCATCGTGCAGTCCGACGACAAGAGCAAGCAGGTTCAGATCCTGCTGAACGGCGCCAACAACGGGGCCATGCCGTCCTGGAAGCAACTCTCGGACACCGAGATCGCCGCCGTGATCACCTACACCAAGAACAGCTGGTCCAACAAGACCGGCCAGGTGGTGCAGCCGGCCGAGATCGTCGCCGCCCGCAAGTAA
- the ctaD gene encoding cytochrome c oxidase subunit I: MMSAVLDHHGHDAHGHDDHHHAPSGWRRWVFATNHKDIGTLYLLFSFTMLMVGGILALLIRAELFQPGLQFVNPELFNQLTTMHGLIMVFGAIMPAFVGFANWMIPLQIGASDMAFARMNNFSFWLMIPAAIMLVSSFFMPGGAPAAGWTLYAPLTLQMGPSMDAGIFAMHILGASSIMGAINFITTILNMRAPGMTLHKMPLFAWSVLITAFLLLLSLPVLAGGITMLLTDRNFGTAFFAPENGGDPILFQHLFWFFGHPEVYILILPGFGIVSHIVSTFSRKPIFGYLGMAYAMVAIGAVGFIVWAHHMYTVGMSLDTQRYFVFATMVIAVPTGVKIFSWIATMWGGSIRFTTPMVWAIGFIFLFTVGGVTGVQLANAGLDRALHDTYYVVAHFHYVLSLGAVFAIFAAWYYWFPKMTGYMYSEFLGKLHFWVMFIGVNLIFFPQHFLGLAGMPRRYIDYPTQFADFNAIASIGAFGFGLMQVYFFLFVVVPMMRGQGEKAPQKPWEAAEGLEWEVPSPAPFHTFETPPKLDASATRIVG; the protein is encoded by the coding sequence ATGATGAGTGCAGTGCTGGATCACCACGGTCATGACGCCCATGGCCACGACGATCACCACCATGCCCCGAGCGGCTGGCGTCGCTGGGTCTTTGCCACCAACCACAAGGACATCGGGACCCTGTACCTGCTGTTCTCCTTCACCATGCTCATGGTGGGGGGCATCCTCGCCCTGCTGATCCGCGCCGAGCTGTTCCAGCCCGGCCTGCAGTTCGTGAACCCCGAGCTCTTCAACCAGCTCACCACCATGCACGGCCTGATCATGGTGTTCGGCGCCATCATGCCGGCCTTCGTGGGCTTCGCGAACTGGATGATCCCGCTGCAGATCGGCGCCAGCGACATGGCCTTCGCGCGCATGAACAACTTCAGCTTCTGGCTGATGATTCCCGCAGCCATCATGCTGGTGTCCAGCTTCTTCATGCCCGGTGGCGCGCCCGCCGCGGGCTGGACGCTGTACGCGCCCCTGACCCTGCAGATGGGCCCCTCCATGGATGCCGGCATCTTCGCGATGCACATCCTGGGTGCCTCGTCCATCATGGGCGCGATCAACTTCATCACCACGATCCTGAACATGCGCGCTCCCGGCATGACGCTGCACAAGATGCCGCTCTTCGCCTGGTCGGTTCTGATCACCGCCTTCCTGCTGCTGCTCTCGCTGCCGGTTCTGGCAGGCGGCATCACCATGCTTCTGACCGACCGCAACTTCGGCACGGCCTTCTTCGCGCCGGAAAACGGCGGTGACCCGATCCTCTTCCAGCACCTGTTCTGGTTCTTCGGTCACCCGGAAGTGTACATCCTGATCCTGCCCGGCTTCGGCATCGTCAGCCACATCGTTTCCACCTTCTCGCGCAAGCCGATCTTCGGCTACCTCGGCATGGCCTATGCCATGGTCGCCATCGGCGCCGTCGGCTTCATCGTGTGGGCGCACCACATGTACACGGTCGGCATGTCGCTCGACACGCAGCGCTACTTCGTCTTCGCCACGATGGTCATCGCGGTTCCGACGGGCGTTAAGATCTTCTCGTGGATCGCGACGATGTGGGGCGGTTCGATCCGCTTCACGACCCCGATGGTCTGGGCGATCGGCTTCATCTTCCTGTTCACCGTCGGCGGCGTCACGGGCGTCCAGCTCGCCAATGCCGGTCTCGACCGCGCCCTGCACGACACCTACTACGTGGTTGCCCACTTCCACTACGTTCTGTCGCTCGGCGCCGTCTTCGCCATCTTCGCTGCCTGGTACTACTGGTTCCCGAAGATGACCGGCTACATGTATTCCGAGTTCCTCGGCAAGCTGCACTTTTGGGTCATGTTCATCGGCGTGAACCTGATCTTCTTCCCGCAGCACTTCCTGGGCCTCGCCGGCATGCCGCGCCGCTACATCGACTATCCGACCCAGTTTGCGGACTTCAATGCCATTGCCTCCATCGGCGCCTTCGGTTTCGGTCTGATGCAGGTCTACTTCTTCCTCTTCGTGGTCGTGCCCATGATGCGCGGCCAGGGCGAGAAGGCCCCGCAGAAGCCCTGGGAAGCGGCCGAGGGTCTGGAATGGGAAGTGCCGTCGCCGGCTCCCTTCCACACCTTCGAGACCCCGCCCAAGCTGGATGCCAGCGCCACCCGCATCGTGGGCTGA
- a CDS encoding cytochrome oxidase small assembly protein: protein MALTPQQRKSNRRLALILASVAAVFAIGFMAKIAVLGA from the coding sequence ATGGCCCTCACCCCGCAGCAGCGCAAGAGCAACCGGCGTCTGGCCCTGATCCTGGCCTCGGTGGCGGCGGTCTTCGCCATCGGCTTCATGGCCAAGATCGCCGTGCTGGGCGCCTGA